The following are encoded together in the Myxococcaceae bacterium JPH2 genome:
- a CDS encoding helix-turn-helix transcriptional regulator codes for MARRTEGKSGCSVESALAVIGGRWKGVVLYWLSTRTLRFGELRRLLPNCTQRMLTLQLRELEQDGLVKRTVFAEVPPRVEYELTPFGRSLVPVLLELKEWGERYRRRLP; via the coding sequence ATGGCACGACGCACGGAAGGCAAGAGCGGATGCTCGGTGGAGTCAGCGCTCGCGGTGATTGGTGGGCGCTGGAAGGGCGTCGTCCTCTACTGGCTGTCGACGCGGACGCTCCGGTTCGGAGAGCTTCGCCGCCTGTTGCCCAACTGCACCCAGCGCATGCTGACGTTGCAGTTGCGCGAACTCGAGCAGGACGGGCTGGTCAAGCGCACGGTCTTCGCCGAGGTCCCTCCACGCGTGGAGTATGAGCTGACGCCATTCGGGCGCAGCCTCGTCCCCGTCCTCCTCGAGCTGAAGGAGTGGGGGGAGCGCTATCGGCGACGGCTTCCGTGA
- a CDS encoding NmrA/HSCARG family protein: MSSTSKPLITVVGATSKQGRSAVQSLLQSGRYRVRALTRKTDTPEARSLAEKGAELVAVPLELGHKKALVEAFRGSSGAFLMTPPMAPGSGEVEVGKQQADAAVEAGVQHVLFTGLENVDTISGGKKYAPHFTEKAQVEEHIRTLPVASSFIYLAYFYTNFVEYYPPHVEGDTVVFPMYLPKDFRAPFVDPLTAAGPAVLEIFSNRDKYAGQALPVIGELLTPQEMVETFTRVTGKKAAYASAFKREEFIHHFPQFAGNEAFLREAEGMVQYTVEYGYYRKDRDLEWSRRVDPHAATWEQFLRRTGWQGEARRFGQ, from the coding sequence ATGTCGTCGACCAGCAAGCCACTCATCACGGTCGTAGGCGCAACGAGCAAGCAGGGGCGCAGCGCGGTCCAGTCGCTGCTCCAGAGCGGTCGCTACCGCGTGCGCGCCTTGACGCGCAAGACGGACACGCCGGAGGCCAGGAGCCTCGCGGAGAAGGGCGCGGAGCTCGTCGCCGTGCCGCTCGAACTCGGGCACAAGAAGGCGCTCGTCGAGGCGTTCCGCGGGTCCTCCGGCGCGTTCCTGATGACGCCACCCATGGCGCCCGGTTCAGGCGAAGTGGAGGTCGGCAAGCAGCAGGCGGACGCGGCCGTCGAAGCGGGCGTGCAGCACGTGCTCTTCACGGGCCTGGAGAACGTCGACACGATCTCCGGCGGGAAGAAGTACGCGCCGCACTTCACGGAGAAGGCCCAGGTCGAGGAGCACATCCGCACGCTCCCCGTCGCCAGCTCGTTCATCTACCTCGCGTACTTCTACACGAACTTCGTCGAGTACTACCCGCCGCACGTAGAGGGCGACACGGTCGTCTTCCCCATGTACCTCCCGAAGGACTTCCGAGCGCCGTTCGTGGATCCGCTCACCGCGGCCGGCCCAGCCGTTCTGGAGATCTTCAGCAACCGGGACAAGTACGCAGGTCAGGCGCTGCCAGTCATCGGAGAGTTGCTCACGCCCCAGGAGATGGTCGAGACGTTCACGCGCGTGACAGGCAAGAAGGCCGCCTACGCCTCCGCGTTCAAGCGGGAAGAGTTCATCCACCACTTCCCGCAGTTCGCTGGCAACGAGGCCTTCCTCCGAGAGGCGGAAGGGATGGTCCAGTACACCGTCGAGTACGGCTACTACCGCAAGGACCGCGACCTCGAGTGGAGCCGGCGGGTCGATCCCCACGCGGCCACCTGGGAGCAGTTCCTGCGCCGGACGGGCTGGCAAGGTGAAGCGCGGCGCTTCGGGCAGTAG
- a CDS encoding LysR family transcriptional regulator gives MLELRHFKLIAAVADTGSLAAASRRLHLTSSALSHQLRDAEERLGVQLFQRRQRRLLLTGSGEKLLLSARRVLNEVAQAEAACRANPQDDLLRLSTGCYTVYGWLPPILGRWQAEFPRVELRIVLEATRQPLGALLNGELDLALTTDVPRQPRLAQTALFQDELLLVVPSDHVLARRSYATAEDLVHEHLLTYAAPREQLDVFTRVLWPAGVEPQRVSPVPLTEALIELVRGGIGVTALPEWMLPTQRQGLHTVRLTPRGVRRRWSAVTRATRQRPAPLTHFIELLRERFTRSGPSGPRAGAR, from the coding sequence ATGCTCGAGCTTCGCCACTTCAAGCTGATCGCCGCGGTCGCGGACACCGGGAGCCTTGCCGCCGCGAGCCGGCGGCTGCACCTCACGTCCTCGGCCTTGAGCCACCAACTTCGCGACGCCGAGGAGCGCTTGGGCGTCCAGCTCTTTCAGCGCCGTCAGCGGCGCCTGCTGCTGACGGGCTCGGGGGAGAAGCTGCTCCTCTCCGCTCGGCGGGTCCTGAACGAGGTGGCCCAGGCCGAGGCGGCCTGCCGCGCCAATCCGCAGGATGATCTGCTCCGGCTCAGCACGGGTTGCTACACGGTATACGGCTGGCTGCCGCCCATCCTGGGGCGATGGCAGGCCGAGTTCCCACGCGTCGAGCTGCGCATCGTCCTGGAGGCCACGCGTCAGCCGCTCGGGGCATTGCTGAACGGTGAGTTGGATCTCGCGCTGACGACGGATGTGCCCCGGCAGCCTCGGCTGGCGCAGACCGCGCTCTTCCAGGATGAACTGTTGCTGGTGGTCCCCTCGGATCACGTGCTGGCGCGTCGGAGCTACGCGACGGCGGAGGACCTGGTGCATGAGCACTTGCTCACGTACGCGGCGCCTCGCGAGCAGCTCGATGTCTTCACGCGCGTGCTCTGGCCCGCGGGCGTCGAGCCGCAGCGGGTGTCCCCCGTGCCGCTCACGGAGGCACTCATCGAGCTGGTGCGTGGGGGCATTGGCGTGACGGCACTGCCCGAGTGGATGCTGCCGACTCAGCGCCAGGGGTTGCACACGGTTCGGCTGACGCCTCGGGGCGTCCGGCGTCGTTGGAGCGCCGTCACCCGCGCGACCCGCCAGCGGCCCGCGCCGCTGACCCACTTCATCGAACTCCTGCGGGAGCGCTTCACGCGGTCTGGTCCGTCAGGACCGCGTGCTGGCGCGCGGTGA
- a CDS encoding cupin domain-containing protein, with translation MKFSIFSKSFRCAHDGVIPNVGVPHPGGRMPPSDQAPRKPIPVESPWTTLRVDDIEPVVVGPGCIRIDLPSPPNVRVWVVDMAPGSQWPIVDFHEAGEAVFVVRGELIEGDQRLGPGSYVAFAPDSRHRSRTETGVRLFGMNPLAPVER, from the coding sequence ATGAAGTTCAGCATCTTCTCAAAATCGTTTCGCTGCGCTCATGACGGGGTCATCCCTAACGTAGGCGTCCCCCACCCAGGAGGACGAATGCCCCCGTCAGACCAAGCCCCAAGGAAGCCGATTCCCGTTGAATCTCCATGGACCACCCTGCGCGTCGATGACATCGAGCCAGTCGTCGTCGGCCCTGGGTGCATTCGAATCGACCTGCCGAGCCCACCCAACGTGAGGGTCTGGGTCGTGGACATGGCCCCAGGGAGTCAGTGGCCCATCGTGGACTTCCACGAAGCAGGTGAAGCGGTGTTCGTGGTGAGGGGAGAACTCATCGAAGGGGACCAGCGCCTGGGGCCGGGCTCGTACGTGGCCTTTGCTCCCGACAGTCGCCATCGCTCCCGAACCGAGACCGGCGTGCGCCTCTTCGGCATGAACCCTCTGGCCCCGGTGGAGCGATGA
- a CDS encoding MBL fold metallo-hydrolase — protein sequence MSQNALPSSPHEEPSSEPAAHTPTRRRDFLRAAVTLSAGALLLPPTTAHAQKPTDSAPLRAQRLAWAGVRLQLGQDTLFLDPLVDPAVWGPALKDPLTAMEASGGNRFVLVTHRHPDHFDRLAVRQALGDSGTLVCAPDMAALAAAAGFRVRTAPLYEPLLLNDFTATAVPAVDGYGDPQVSWIVSGGGRRIIHCGDTLWHGSWWHIGRQFGPFDAAFLPINGARFGWRKPVSDVHAVLTPEQAVAAAVVLGARLLVPIHYGIAPSDDYREVPNAEAQLLAAARARKVDVEVARPGEWLTWRART from the coding sequence ATGAGCCAGAACGCCCTCCCCTCATCGCCCCACGAGGAACCGTCGAGCGAGCCAGCCGCGCACACGCCAACGCGTCGCCGAGACTTCCTGCGCGCGGCGGTGACGCTCTCCGCGGGCGCGCTGCTGCTCCCGCCTACGACGGCCCATGCACAGAAGCCCACCGACAGCGCCCCGCTCCGTGCGCAGCGGCTGGCCTGGGCCGGCGTGCGACTCCAACTGGGGCAGGACACCCTCTTCCTGGACCCGCTGGTCGATCCCGCCGTCTGGGGACCCGCGCTGAAGGATCCACTCACCGCAATGGAAGCCAGTGGAGGCAACCGCTTCGTCCTGGTGACGCATCGCCATCCGGACCACTTCGACCGGTTGGCCGTGAGACAAGCGCTGGGAGACTCCGGGACCCTGGTGTGCGCTCCAGACATGGCCGCCCTGGCTGCCGCAGCGGGATTCCGCGTGCGCACCGCTCCGCTCTACGAGCCCCTCCTGCTCAACGACTTCACCGCGACCGCCGTCCCGGCCGTGGATGGCTATGGAGACCCTCAGGTGTCGTGGATCGTCTCTGGCGGAGGCCGCCGCATCATCCACTGTGGCGACACGCTGTGGCACGGCTCGTGGTGGCACATCGGGCGCCAGTTCGGTCCGTTCGATGCGGCCTTCCTGCCCATCAATGGCGCACGCTTCGGCTGGCGCAAACCCGTGAGTGACGTGCATGCCGTCCTCACGCCTGAACAAGCGGTGGCGGCGGCCGTCGTCCTGGGCGCCCGACTCCTCGTGCCCATTCACTACGGCATCGCTCCCTCCGACGACTACCGCGAGGTGCCCAACGCGGAGGCCCAGCTCCTGGCCGCCGCGCGGGCGCGCAAGGTCGACGTGGAAGTGGCGCGCCCCGGAGAGTGGCTGACCTGGCGAGCCCGGACTTGA
- a CDS encoding AAA family ATPase — protein sequence MSPTTPNDLSHVVEQLRHRDAYDHPVDRVKVLQTHISYVLLAGDYAYKLKKPVDFGFLDFRTLEQRKHFCLSEVALNSRLSPEMYLGVEPIVRRGSRLHLGGEGEVVEYAVKMQRLPSEQMLDARIAAGRVSTADIERLARMMERFHRAAPSGPSVSRFGVPAEIARDWAENFDQSRPFIGTTHSAAQHRLCLEFVRSSLVRLHSLFLARMRQHRIREGHGDLRTSAVCFDAMCPDGICVFDCIEFNRRFRCCDVASEIAFLAMDLELHERPDLSDAFVDTYVEASGDPGVRRLLPFYGCYRAYVRGKVDGFRLDQSESSPHERAEALLQSRKAFELACGYADEDRPPLLVLMSGLSATGKTTVAQALARLRVFDVLSSDRIRRELAGLTSNARHVTAYGAGLYSKERRQRVYQELHRRAAEALADGRSVILDATHGERAQREEAASLAREHGAYFFVIECRADESAVRQRMDARERVHSVSDARFDTYLQQLSHFEPLDELDDWSHIIVDTSASLDVSTARALHALDERLTPRGLAPGPRIDTARRREALGLRG from the coding sequence ATGAGCCCGACCACGCCCAATGACCTGTCGCACGTGGTGGAGCAGCTCCGCCACAGGGATGCCTATGACCATCCCGTGGACCGCGTGAAGGTTCTCCAGACTCACATCTCGTACGTCCTGCTTGCGGGCGACTACGCCTACAAGCTCAAGAAGCCGGTCGACTTCGGCTTCTTGGACTTCCGCACGCTGGAGCAGCGCAAGCACTTCTGCCTGAGCGAGGTGGCGCTGAACTCCCGCCTCTCGCCCGAGATGTACCTCGGCGTGGAGCCCATCGTTCGCAGGGGCTCGCGGCTCCATCTGGGCGGAGAAGGCGAAGTGGTCGAGTACGCGGTGAAGATGCAGCGTCTGCCCTCGGAGCAGATGCTGGACGCGCGAATCGCCGCGGGGCGCGTGTCCACCGCGGACATCGAGCGACTCGCTCGGATGATGGAGCGCTTCCACCGCGCGGCCCCGAGCGGCCCCAGCGTGTCGCGCTTCGGAGTTCCCGCCGAGATTGCGCGCGACTGGGCGGAGAACTTCGACCAGTCCCGGCCCTTCATCGGGACGACGCACTCGGCCGCCCAGCATCGGCTGTGCCTCGAGTTCGTCCGCTCATCCCTGGTGCGCCTCCACAGCCTGTTCCTGGCGCGCATGCGGCAGCATCGGATTCGCGAGGGGCACGGGGATCTCCGCACGTCGGCGGTGTGCTTCGACGCGATGTGCCCCGATGGCATCTGTGTCTTCGACTGCATCGAGTTCAATCGCCGCTTCCGCTGCTGCGACGTGGCCTCGGAGATTGCCTTTCTCGCCATGGACCTGGAGCTGCACGAGCGCCCGGACCTGTCGGACGCGTTCGTGGACACCTATGTCGAGGCGAGCGGAGACCCAGGCGTGCGACGGCTCCTCCCCTTCTATGGCTGCTATCGCGCGTATGTGCGCGGCAAGGTGGACGGCTTCCGGCTCGACCAGTCCGAGTCCAGCCCACACGAGCGCGCCGAAGCCCTGCTCCAGTCTCGCAAGGCCTTCGAGCTGGCCTGTGGCTACGCGGACGAGGACCGGCCACCGCTGCTCGTCCTCATGAGCGGCCTGTCCGCCACGGGCAAGACGACCGTGGCACAAGCCCTCGCACGCCTGCGTGTCTTCGACGTGCTGTCATCGGACCGGATCCGCCGAGAACTCGCGGGCCTGACCTCCAATGCACGACACGTGACCGCCTATGGAGCGGGGCTCTACTCGAAGGAGCGTCGGCAGCGCGTGTACCAAGAGCTGCACCGCCGCGCCGCGGAGGCGCTCGCCGACGGGCGCTCGGTCATCCTCGATGCCACCCATGGAGAGCGGGCCCAGCGCGAGGAAGCGGCCTCACTCGCCCGCGAGCACGGGGCGTACTTCTTCGTCATCGAGTGTCGTGCGGACGAGTCCGCCGTGCGCCAGCGCATGGATGCCCGGGAGCGCGTCCACTCCGTCTCGGATGCACGCTTCGACACCTACCTCCAGCAACTCAGCCACTTCGAACCACTCGACGAACTGGATGACTGGAGCCACATCATCGTGGACACCTCGGCCTCGCTGGACGTGAGCACCGCGCGAGCGCTCCATGCGCTGGATGAGCGCCTGACTCCACGGGGCCTCGCGCCCGGGCCTCGCATCGACACGGCGCGACGACGCGAGGCCCTGGGCCTGCGAGGCTGA
- a CDS encoding alcohol dehydrogenase catalytic domain-containing protein: MRANVFHGVNRFGIEEVKTPRAGPGEAVIRMTLTTVCGTDLHIVRGEFPVKPGLVIGHEPVGVIQELGPGVTGYQVGDRVLVGAITPCGQCRACLSGQAAQCGHGGGWEQAGGWRLGNTLNGAQAESILVPSAQANLAPIPDALTDEQVVLLSDIASTGFSGAESAGVRIGDSVVVFAQGPIGLCAAIGARLMGATLVIGVDGDESRLKMAKRMGVDVVLDYRQQDVVAEVRRLTGGGVDVAIEALGTPQTFESCLRCLRPGGTVSSLGVYSGKLQIPYDAFAAGLGDYRIVTTLCPGGKERMRRLMDVVRSKRVDLSPLITHRFRLADIQEAYALFGERRDGVFKVAIQP, from the coding sequence ATGCGAGCCAATGTCTTTCACGGCGTGAACCGCTTCGGCATCGAAGAGGTGAAGACGCCCCGTGCCGGACCGGGTGAGGCGGTCATCCGGATGACGCTCACCACGGTGTGCGGCACGGACTTGCACATCGTTCGGGGCGAGTTCCCCGTGAAGCCGGGGCTCGTCATCGGGCACGAGCCCGTGGGTGTCATCCAGGAGCTGGGGCCGGGGGTGACGGGCTACCAGGTGGGGGACCGCGTGCTGGTGGGCGCCATCACGCCGTGCGGCCAGTGTCGGGCGTGTCTGTCTGGGCAGGCGGCGCAGTGTGGACATGGGGGTGGGTGGGAGCAGGCGGGCGGCTGGCGCCTGGGCAACACCCTCAACGGTGCGCAGGCCGAGTCCATCCTCGTTCCCTCGGCCCAAGCGAACCTCGCACCCATCCCGGATGCGCTGACGGACGAGCAGGTGGTGCTCCTGTCGGACATTGCCTCCACGGGCTTCAGTGGCGCGGAGTCGGCCGGGGTGCGAATCGGTGACTCGGTGGTGGTGTTCGCGCAAGGGCCCATTGGCTTGTGCGCTGCCATTGGCGCGCGGCTGATGGGCGCGACGCTGGTCATTGGGGTCGATGGCGATGAGTCGCGCCTGAAGATGGCCAAGCGGATGGGCGTGGATGTGGTGCTCGACTACCGCCAGCAGGACGTCGTGGCCGAGGTGCGGCGACTCACCGGTGGCGGCGTGGATGTCGCCATTGAAGCGCTCGGGACGCCGCAGACCTTCGAGAGCTGCCTGCGGTGCCTCCGGCCCGGTGGAACGGTGTCCAGCTTGGGCGTGTACTCGGGGAAGCTGCAGATTCCGTATGACGCGTTCGCCGCTGGGCTCGGGGACTACCGCATCGTCACCACGCTCTGTCCGGGCGGCAAGGAGCGCATGCGGCGGCTCATGGACGTGGTTCGCAGCAAGCGCGTGGACCTGTCTCCGCTCATCACCCATCGCTTCCGGCTCGCGGACATCCAGGAGGCCTATGCCCTCTTCGGAGAGCGCCGGGACGGTGTATTCAAGGTCGCCATCCAACCCTGA
- a CDS encoding glycoside hydrolase family 88 protein, with protein MALRARTWTYLLGLGCMLLAGAAQAMDEATANRVLQFAQQQATKTDALVPAGRYPQSTTNGGWTTIDAASQIDWTQGFFPGELWYLFEGSGVATFKSLATTRTNPLKVQQTNSTTHDTGFKLITSFGNAYRFTGDEAQRQVLLTGAASLAKRYNANLGYVVCCDWNRPKWLAPLFVDTMMDIELLLWGAAHGGQATWRDMAVNHALKTLNVLVRADGSSFHMADFDPTTGVMRLRGTFQGASDNSTWARGQTWLMYGYTMVYRYTRDPRMLAAAQKTTDWYLSHLPADKIPLWDFNAPANQQFKDTSAAAIAASALLELGGYVSDTATRQRYGDAALRILDALSAAPYLASGTSKASVLQHAVGNLPAGKEIDVGLIYGDYYFVEALQRFLQWVRIQAGFGARTSFPAGVHALGTNNTGVVTVKFDVTPLRYPMDGVIGFADTSTTVTAFSSLAMAIRMNTDGRFDVRNGGSYAALTAVPYAFNTTYHVRMVTDLNAKRYSVWVSPPGGAEIQLANNYAFRTDAPPTDDVGQAVLNSTTADDAYSVTNPVVSGAPSTVWPSRVDFSAAVHDLGTNNTGTVTAEFDVKPALSPMDGVIGYADTSTPITGFSSSAMLIRMSTDGRFDVRNGGGYTALTTVPYTANTTYHVRMVTDLNAKRYSVWVRPPGGSEIQIASNYAFRSDAPLTNDLGKVTLNGTTGNDTYTVTNHIVRLGATVMPPPEAAALEGDSPLDASLRTEEGCAAAPGPGALALCGVVLWLMRQGRRSRRAASPGPTEG; from the coding sequence ATGGCTCTTCGTGCGAGGACTTGGACATATCTCTTGGGGCTCGGCTGCATGCTCCTGGCTGGCGCAGCCCAGGCCATGGACGAGGCGACAGCGAATCGAGTCCTGCAGTTCGCCCAGCAGCAGGCGACCAAGACAGATGCGCTGGTCCCGGCGGGCCGCTATCCCCAGAGCACCACGAACGGCGGGTGGACCACCATCGACGCCGCCTCCCAAATTGACTGGACCCAGGGCTTCTTCCCTGGCGAGCTCTGGTACCTCTTCGAGGGCTCGGGCGTCGCCACCTTCAAGTCCCTGGCGACCACCCGCACGAACCCGCTGAAGGTCCAGCAGACCAACTCGACGACGCACGACACGGGCTTCAAGCTCATCACCAGCTTCGGCAACGCGTACCGCTTCACGGGGGACGAGGCCCAGCGGCAGGTGCTGCTCACGGGCGCGGCTTCGCTCGCCAAGCGATACAACGCCAATCTCGGCTACGTCGTGTGCTGCGATTGGAACCGGCCCAAGTGGCTCGCGCCGCTCTTCGTGGACACGATGATGGACATCGAGCTGCTCCTCTGGGGCGCCGCGCATGGTGGACAAGCCACCTGGCGGGACATGGCGGTCAACCACGCCCTCAAGACGCTCAATGTGCTCGTGCGCGCGGATGGCAGCTCCTTCCACATGGCGGACTTCGATCCGACCACGGGCGTCATGCGCCTGCGCGGCACCTTCCAGGGGGCCTCGGACAACTCCACCTGGGCTCGCGGCCAGACCTGGCTCATGTATGGCTACACCATGGTGTACCGGTACACGCGCGACCCGCGCATGCTGGCCGCGGCCCAGAAGACCACGGATTGGTATTTGAGCCACCTGCCCGCGGACAAGATCCCACTCTGGGATTTCAATGCTCCGGCGAACCAGCAGTTCAAGGACACCTCCGCGGCAGCCATCGCGGCCTCGGCGCTGTTGGAACTGGGCGGCTACGTGTCGGACACGGCCACCCGGCAACGCTACGGTGACGCGGCCCTCCGCATTCTCGATGCCCTCAGCGCGGCCCCCTACCTCGCCAGTGGGACGAGCAAGGCCAGCGTCCTCCAGCACGCCGTGGGCAACCTGCCCGCGGGCAAGGAGATCGATGTCGGCCTCATCTACGGGGACTACTACTTCGTCGAGGCCCTCCAGCGATTCCTGCAATGGGTGCGCATCCAGGCGGGCTTCGGCGCGCGGACCAGCTTCCCTGCGGGGGTGCATGCGCTCGGGACCAACAACACGGGCGTCGTCACGGTGAAGTTCGACGTGACGCCGCTGCGCTACCCCATGGATGGCGTCATCGGCTTCGCCGATACCTCCACGACCGTCACCGCCTTCTCCAGCCTCGCCATGGCCATCCGAATGAACACGGATGGCCGCTTCGACGTGCGCAATGGAGGCAGCTACGCCGCGCTCACCGCGGTGCCCTACGCGTTCAACACCACGTACCACGTGCGAATGGTGACGGACCTCAACGCCAAACGCTACAGCGTATGGGTAAGCCCTCCGGGCGGCGCCGAGATCCAGCTCGCGAACAACTATGCCTTCCGCACGGACGCGCCTCCCACGGATGATGTCGGCCAGGCGGTGCTCAACAGCACCACCGCCGACGACGCGTACTCGGTGACCAATCCCGTGGTGTCGGGCGCTCCTTCGACGGTCTGGCCTTCGCGGGTCGACTTCTCGGCGGCGGTGCACGACCTGGGAACCAACAACACCGGCACGGTTACGGCCGAGTTCGACGTGAAGCCCGCCCTGAGCCCGATGGATGGCGTCATCGGCTATGCCGACACGTCCACCCCCATCACCGGGTTCTCCAGCTCGGCCATGCTCATTCGCATGAGCACGGACGGCCGCTTCGACGTGCGCAACGGCGGGGGCTACACCGCGCTCACCACGGTGCCCTACACGGCCAACACGACGTACCACGTGCGCATGGTGACGGACCTCAACGCCAAACGGTACAGCGTGTGGGTGCGGCCCCCAGGCGGTTCGGAAATCCAGATCGCGAGCAACTATGCCTTCCGTTCGGACGCCCCCCTCACCAATGACCTGGGAAAGGTGACGCTCAATGGCACCACGGGGAATGACACGTACACGGTGACGAACCACATCGTGAGGCTCGGGGCCACCGTGATGCCTCCGCCCGAAGCCGCGGCCCTCGAAGGGGACAGTCCACTCGATGCCTCACTGCGGACCGAGGAGGGCTGCGCCGCGGCCCCGGGTCCCGGTGCGCTGGCCCTCTGCGGCGTCGTGCTGTGGTTGATGCGTCAGGGCAGGCGCTCGCGCAGGGCAGCCTCACCCGGTCCGACAGAGGGGTAA
- a CDS encoding helix-turn-helix transcriptional regulator, translating into MFASGAPMLYVGPLVATKRHAHHAAQIIVAPAGLDIEDGANGRIHACTAVIPPRLSHGHGACSHAAMLFLDGDDWVSRALARSAEPRCETWRRETLEVTIPRNPTPEQARTLIAAILASVELRLPPRPRHPAARKMCEYLDRADPVDLASLSREAGLSPRQMRHAFARDFGLPMRAYLRWKRLRRAIAAVEAGESLSAAAISAGFADSAHLSRVFREQFGMTPTQGLTSVTWRTLG; encoded by the coding sequence TTGTTCGCGTCTGGGGCGCCGATGCTCTACGTGGGGCCGCTGGTGGCCACGAAGCGGCACGCGCACCATGCGGCGCAGATCATCGTCGCGCCAGCGGGGCTCGACATCGAGGATGGTGCCAACGGTCGCATTCATGCGTGCACGGCCGTCATTCCTCCGCGCCTGTCTCATGGACACGGCGCGTGCTCTCATGCCGCCATGCTGTTTCTCGACGGAGACGACTGGGTGAGCCGCGCGCTCGCTCGCTCCGCCGAGCCTCGGTGCGAGACCTGGAGGCGTGAGACGCTCGAGGTGACAATCCCTCGCAATCCGACGCCGGAGCAGGCACGCACACTCATCGCCGCGATCCTCGCCTCCGTCGAATTGCGACTGCCGCCGAGGCCGCGTCACCCGGCGGCACGCAAGATGTGCGAGTACCTCGACCGCGCCGACCCCGTCGACCTCGCAAGCCTTTCACGCGAGGCCGGGCTGTCTCCCCGGCAGATGCGTCATGCCTTCGCGCGTGACTTTGGACTCCCGATGCGCGCGTATCTGCGGTGGAAGCGCTTGCGCCGCGCCATCGCCGCCGTGGAGGCCGGAGAGAGCCTGAGCGCTGCCGCGATCTCCGCCGGGTTCGCGGACAGCGCTCACCTGAGTCGCGTCTTCCGGGAGCAGTTCGGCATGACGCCGACGCAAGGGCTCACCTCGGTCACGTGGCGGACGCTTGGCTGA
- a CDS encoding glycosyltransferase family 39 protein produces the protein MSPQRPHATLELELRQEQDAPLQGYGDSERATRLFFMEKMGVLSRLIRHAFLSEGTTGLKPATLNYDWALVGLVAVVMLLHLLIIDQPPASYVFDEAHYVPAAKCLINGTVCNEEHPPLAKALIALSIQMFGDRGFGWRLPSVLAGSFTLVLVYLLTRRFTNGGVALLAAFLLGFENLWFVHSSIAMLDIPAFFFAMLGVYLFTGQRWWLSGLALGIGMLAKGVVAMVFIVLVLYVWISQERWLSKAALKATARVGFSVGIPAALCFLAGLGIYDIVYGAFPSPLHHLASMASYHRTLGSPGVSDSVHPLHWFSGFQNSPYFVTSMQVEDGSIPRYVLQYLDQPNLVILLFIWLALPLVWSDIQERHPLALLAFLLVGVPYLLFILIAHVRVTYPFYMLVFVPSQCILSALALSKLPRGAMLTFCVGVLAWFFYGFPRNPLAPWE, from the coding sequence TTGAGCCCTCAACGGCCGCACGCGACTCTCGAACTGGAGTTGCGCCAGGAACAGGATGCGCCACTTCAGGGGTACGGTGACTCCGAGCGAGCAACCCGCCTCTTCTTCATGGAAAAGATGGGCGTTCTTTCTCGATTGATTCGTCATGCCTTTCTGTCCGAGGGCACCACCGGTTTGAAGCCTGCGACTCTCAATTATGACTGGGCGCTGGTGGGGCTCGTGGCGGTCGTCATGCTGCTTCACTTGCTCATCATCGATCAGCCGCCTGCGTCCTATGTTTTCGACGAGGCACACTACGTACCGGCAGCCAAGTGTCTGATCAATGGGACCGTATGCAACGAGGAACACCCACCTCTTGCCAAGGCGCTCATCGCACTCAGCATCCAGATGTTCGGTGACCGCGGATTCGGCTGGCGTCTGCCCTCCGTCCTCGCCGGCAGCTTCACGCTCGTGCTGGTCTACCTGCTCACGCGCAGGTTCACCAACGGCGGTGTCGCGCTGCTTGCCGCCTTCTTGCTCGGGTTCGAGAATCTCTGGTTCGTTCACTCGTCGATCGCCATGCTGGACATCCCGGCGTTCTTCTTCGCGATGCTGGGGGTCTACTTATTCACGGGGCAAAGGTGGTGGCTCTCTGGACTCGCGCTCGGCATTGGCATGCTCGCCAAGGGCGTCGTTGCGATGGTCTTCATCGTGCTTGTCCTCTACGTTTGGATCAGCCAGGAACGCTGGCTCTCCAAGGCCGCGCTCAAGGCGACCGCACGGGTCGGGTTCAGCGTCGGCATTCCCGCGGCACTGTGTTTTCTCGCGGGTCTGGGCATCTACGACATCGTCTATGGAGCCTTTCCCAGCCCGCTCCATCACCTCGCGAGCATGGCGAGCTACCACCGGACCCTGGGATCGCCGGGCGTGAGCGACAGCGTGCATCCGCTTCATTGGTTTTCAGGGTTTCAGAATTCGCCGTATTTCGTCACATCCATGCAGGTCGAAGACGGCAGTATTCCGCGCTATGTTTTGCAGTACCTGGATCAGCCCAACCTGGTCATTCTGCTGTTCATCTGGCTGGCTCTCCCGCTCGTCTGGTCAGACATTCAGGAGCGACATCCGCTGGCACTCCTCGCCTTTCTGCTGGTCGGAGTGCCGTACCTGCTCTTCATTTTGATCGCGCACGTGCGCGTCACCTATCCGTTCTACATGCTTGTGTTTGTTCCCAGCCAATGCATCCTGTCGGCGCTGGCACTTTCGAAGCTGCCACGCGGAGCCATGCTGACATTCTGTGTCGGAGTCCTGGCGTGGTTCTTCTATGGATTCCCACGCAATCCGCTCGCTCCTTGGGAGTAG